The region AATAAAATATTTACAGAAGATAATTGGAAAAACAATAAATTTGAATCTATTATTCTACTAGATAATCTGAAAGAAACTGTAAATAATGCTATAGAAAAGTATAATGAAAGTTATTTATTCAATCACAATATTTTAAATATAACAAAAAAAGAATTATTAGATGCAATAGCAAATTATGAATTTATTCCTCTTATAAAGTGTTTAGAAAATATAAACTTCAATGATTTAGATAGTCTTTCTTCTATAAAATCAGAGGTTAATAGGATAGCAGTTTGTGATCAAAATATCGAAAATGAAATAGGTCGTATTATACAATGTAAAAGTTGTAGTGATTTAGAAAATATTATAAATAATATAAACGTTATTAAAAACAAACAAAAAGATATTAGGTTAAAACTAGGTAGTTTAGCAGACCAGTATATAAATAAAATTGATAATTTGTCACAATTAGAGATCGTAAAAGAATTATATAACAGAGATGAAACAATAGTTGAATTTGTGAATAAAAAATATCCAAAGCAAATACAAGAAACAAGAAATATGATGTCAATTATTAGATACGATTGGGCTGAACACCATGATGAAATTATAAATTTAGTTAATGAGTTGTATCCTATCATAAATGAATATATTGATAATTTTATTATTATTGATACTACAAAAAAAAGAGTTGATTACAATAAAATAATTAAAAATATAAGCAAAAGTATAGAATTATCAGGATATAAAGAGATGACAGTTTCTGAGTTTAAAAATAAGTTGATTACAGAGATAGACAATATAAAGAATCAATATGATGTAATAATTATTAAGGAATAATTTATTTTAGATTAATGGATTTGGAGGATTGAAATGATAAAAATAATTCAAGATCCAGATAAATTGTATAAGGACTGTGCTGATATTATAGTTAACGATGCATTAACTTATGCAAAAAGCCGACTAATGATTAATGAAGTGAAGGAAGGTCAAAGAGAAAAGGCTGATATTGTAGTTGTTCGTCCATCTTATTTTAAATATTATGAAGATATATATAATATACCTAGTTGGTGTGATTTAATACAATATTCATTTGATACTATAATTGAACAGTTTGATTTAGATTTTACATTATCAGAAAAGCAGGAAATAAAAGAACTAGTTTGTGAAGAAGATATACAAGATTTTCTAAAAAGTTATAATAAAAATTTAAATTTTGATATCAATATAATTAAATATATATTTAATAATGGTGAATTTATTGTTCAAATAAAAAATTATGAAGAGTTAATTTTATGGATGGAAGATTCCATAAAAGAAGAAAGAGCAGAATGGACTGATATAAGATTAAGGGAAATAATGGAGGATAACCTAGATATAGAATTTGATCCACTATTTCTTGATAGGCTATTTTCAATAGAGGATGAAAAAGCATTAGATTTAATGAAGTTGTCTTTGGTTTCAACTTATTTGTTCTATGACTATCCTTTATCTTCTAAGAACCTTATAAGTACAAAAGTAGATTTGCTTGAGAAAAATTATGTTTCTAAAGAATTTGTAATGGATTTAATTCAAAGATCACCTTATGTCATTGATGAATTAAATTTAATTATTTCATCAATGAAGGACAAACTAAGCATATTTGAAGTAGAAGAACTTAATCAATTTTTGAGTAGAACAAAGGGGTTTTTAGATGAAGAATGGAATTGGGTATGGAATTATACTAGAAATAATTTTAGCGTGGATACATTTAGAAAAAATCTATCAAAAATATATCTTTGGTTAAATGTAAAAGAGGGCAAAGAAAAGATAAAGTTACTTCGAAATTTAATGGATTTCATGGAACTTAAAGGAAACTATAATGTTCCTGAAAAGTTAGAGGATTGGTTTTATTATTATGAAAACTTTCATCTTAAATGGTTTTCAGCTATGGAAGAAGAAAAAAATATTATTAAATCGTTAGAGAATTTGAATGAAGTATTTTTATTAGAAATAATAAATGAAATCAAGATATATAAACATAAGATGGAATCTTATTATGAAGAGTTTTTATATAAAAATTATCCTAGGTTTTTAAGGGAAGATAAAACTAATATTAAGATAATAAAACAAGTACAGAACTATCTTGATAAAGCTAGGATTTTTTTCTTTGTTATTGATGGTCTTAGATGGGAATTGTGGAATAATATAAAGAATATATTTGAGGAAAATGAATATTTTATTGAAAATACAAAACAAAGTTGTTTATCAATGCTACCTTCAATAACTTCAGTATCTAGAACTAGTTTAATTACTGGAAATACCTATAAAACTTTGGTAGATGAAAAGCAGGACAAAGAATATCAATTTAACATATATAACGAAGAAAAACATTTGAAGAGGAATTTTTCAAATTATACTATAGCATATAGAAATGGTGGAATAGATGAAATTGATGAATTGTTGAAGGAAAATGCAGATATTTATACTTTAATCTATTCTCAAAGTGATGCCATATTTCATGCAACAAACAATATGACAACAGAAGCGATGGAACCTTTGTTAAGAGATTTAATAAGTAGATTGATAACAAAGATTAATGAGTATGGAGATATGATAATTGTATTGTCAACAGATCATGGTTCTATTAATATCGAAAACAAGAAAAAAATATTTTTAGATATTCCGGATATTATTGAAGAAGATCAACATGGAAATTGCTTAGTTTTGATGAGCCAATATTTTGAAGAAAGCTTATATGAAAAAACTAAGAGTCAAGTCAATGAGAATGAATGGTATTCAATTTGGAGAGAAGATAGTTATAAATATGGTTTACCTAATGTAATAAATAATAAAGAAGTCTATGCATGGTTATTTCCTAGAAATGAATATTATTATGGAAGGCAAGCAAAAGGATTTGTTCATGGAGGACTTTCTATGGAAGAAACAATTATTCCCTATGGTATATATAGGAAGCAACCAGCTGTTTTTAATGACTTAATAGTAACTACAGGGGATAGTTATCTGATTTTAGATGAAATATCTTTTTTAAGCTTAGTTATATATAATCCTAATAACTATGGCATAAAAAGAATAAAGATAAATCTACCTAATTTAGGTATAACTGAAGAAGTAACTGATTTATCATCAAAGGAAAAGAGAAAAATAATACTCCAATTTAAGCTAAAAGATAGCTATTGTAGAGGAGAAAAATTAAAGGAAACAATAAAATTAAAGATATTTTATTTAAATAATAGTACTGAACAGTCATTTAGAATATCTGAAAAAGTTCAGGTAAGTACAGTTAGTTCTATTAATAAAGAGATGTCAGAAAAAAGATCTTTAGATTTTTAAAAAGGGTGGTATATTATGGAGAAATGGGAAGAACAATTAATGGATAATTTTGGTTCTGCTGTTGTAAATAAGAAACTTGCTTTAGAAAATGAAATACAAGGCATTCCAAGATATGTTTCAGAATATATTTTAGGTGTTTATGCTATAGATGGAATTACTAAAGAGTCAATAGAAGAAGCAAGTAATTTTATTAATTTACATAAATATAGCAGTAGAGAAAAAGAACTTTTAAAAAACAAATTAGTTTCTGAATATAGTATCAAAGTTTTAGATAAGTTTAAAGCAGAAGTAGATACAAAGAAGAATGAAATAAATGCAAGTATGGGAACTACACAATTAGCTAATATGATTGCTAATCCAACTCTAGTTAAAGAACATGAAAGATTATTAATTGATGGAATTTGGGGATTAGGAGAACTAAGATATTATGCACCTGGTTCTGAATATGATGGTGAGGATGTAAATAAAGAAGGAATTATAGAATTACAAAAGTTTAAACCGTTGCAACTTTCTAATATTTCTTTAGAAGATTTTAAAAGAGGCCGTTCTAACATTGATACTGAATCATGGATTAATGCAATCATATCAACAGTTGGACTGGATTATAATAATTATGATTTGAGAAAGAAGCTTATAATTTTATCTCGATTAATCCCTATGGTTGAAGAGTCGGTATTTTTGATGGAGTTTGGGAAACCAGGTACAGGAAAAACTTATTGTTTTGAAAATATTTCAGCTTATTCTCGAGTGATATCAGGAAGTGCTGTTACTCCTGCTCAACTATTTTATAATTTGCAAAGTAAGACTCCTGGACTTTTACTACAGTATGATATTGTATTGTTTGATGAAATTGATAAAGTTAGGAAAAAAGGTTTAAATGAAGAGGTAATAAATAAACTCTACAAATATTTAGAAAGCTTTTCGTTTGATAGAGGTGGAGTTGAACAATCTTCAACTTGTGGAATTATGATGGTCGGAAATATTAGTCCAGACAAAGAGTTTCAAGAAGAAACATTATTTTTAGATGTACTCAATCAAAAGTTAAGAGAAGAAGCTTTTGTAACACGTTTGTCAGGAGTTATTCCTGGATGGGAATTAGATCCTATAGAGAAAAGAGAAGTAAGTATTACAAAACACTATGGATTTATGGCAGATTATTTTAGTGAAATACTACACGAGCTTAGGAAGTCTTATATACATCAAAATATAGCAAGAGAAAGAGTTAAACTAATCAATGCAAATATTAGGGATGAAAAGAGCGTAATCAAAATTGTTTCTGGATTATTAAAAATAATATATCCTCATGGTGAAGTTGAAGATGAATATTTAGAAGAGATAATAAAATATGCAGTGGAAATAAGACAATTTGTAATAAATCAGAATTATTATATTACTGGTAAGAAGGATTATAATGTGAAGTTGGAATGGGAGATAAGAGATGAAATTTAATGAAATAATATATTTTGATAATGCAGCTACTACAAGGAAAAAACCTGAGATTGTACACAATGCTTTTGAATCTTATATTAGGGAGATAGGGACAAGCCCGGGTAGAGGAAGTCATTTGTTAGCTATAGAAGCGTCAAGATGCTTGTATCAGTCAAGGAAAGTTGTATCTAATTATTTTGGCTGTCCATCTACTAATGTTATATTTACTAAAAATGCTACAGAAGCGTCAAACTTATTTTTAAGGGGATTTTTAGAGAAAGATGATCATGTACTAATATCACCAATGGAACATAATGCTATATTTAGACCTTTGCATAAGCTTAAGGAAGAAGGAAGAATAGAGTATGGTATATTACCAATGGAAGCGTTTAGAAGCTTAGATAAAGATGATTTGGATTTGTATATCAGAGAAAATACTAAGTTATGTATATTATCTTTGGCTTCTAACATAACAGGTGAAATTTTATATTCTTCTAAACTAATTAAATATTTAAAGAGTAGGGATATAAAAGTTTTATTAGATACTGCCCAAGGTGCTGGTAGAGTAAATCTAAATATGATAGATGATAATATTGATTTTTTAATATTTACAGGGCATAAGGATTTGTATGGATTGCCAGGAACGGGAGGACTATGTTCTTTAAAAGAGTTAGATATTGAACCTCTTATACAAGGAGGAACGGGAGTTCATTCAGAAACTTTTACTAATCCAAATATTATTCCAGAAAAATACGAAGCAGGGACTTTAAATATGCCATCTATATGGAGTTTGAAATCAGGGATAAAGTATGTTGAAGAAAACAAAGAAGAAATATTAGATAAAGAAAGAAATCTTTATTCAACATGTTTAGAGGAGCTTAAGACGTTACCAAGAATTATTGTTTATGGTAATAATGATTTAGAAAAAAATTTATCTATTATAAGCTTTAATGTAGATGGGATGGATTGCCA is a window of Anaerosalibacter sp. Marseille-P3206 DNA encoding:
- the brxL gene encoding BREX system Lon protease-like protein BrxL, with protein sequence MEKWEEQLMDNFGSAVVNKKLALENEIQGIPRYVSEYILGVYAIDGITKESIEEASNFINLHKYSSREKELLKNKLVSEYSIKVLDKFKAEVDTKKNEINASMGTTQLANMIANPTLVKEHERLLIDGIWGLGELRYYAPGSEYDGEDVNKEGIIELQKFKPLQLSNISLEDFKRGRSNIDTESWINAIISTVGLDYNNYDLRKKLIILSRLIPMVEESVFLMEFGKPGTGKTYCFENISAYSRVISGSAVTPAQLFYNLQSKTPGLLLQYDIVLFDEIDKVRKKGLNEEVINKLYKYLESFSFDRGGVEQSSTCGIMMVGNISPDKEFQEETLFLDVLNQKLREEAFVTRLSGVIPGWELDPIEKREVSITKHYGFMADYFSEILHELRKSYIHQNIARERVKLINANIRDEKSVIKIVSGLLKIIYPHGEVEDEYLEEIIKYAVEIRQFVINQNYYITGKKDYNVKLEWEIRDEI
- a CDS encoding PglZ domain-containing protein, giving the protein MIKIIQDPDKLYKDCADIIVNDALTYAKSRLMINEVKEGQREKADIVVVRPSYFKYYEDIYNIPSWCDLIQYSFDTIIEQFDLDFTLSEKQEIKELVCEEDIQDFLKSYNKNLNFDINIIKYIFNNGEFIVQIKNYEELILWMEDSIKEERAEWTDIRLREIMEDNLDIEFDPLFLDRLFSIEDEKALDLMKLSLVSTYLFYDYPLSSKNLISTKVDLLEKNYVSKEFVMDLIQRSPYVIDELNLIISSMKDKLSIFEVEELNQFLSRTKGFLDEEWNWVWNYTRNNFSVDTFRKNLSKIYLWLNVKEGKEKIKLLRNLMDFMELKGNYNVPEKLEDWFYYYENFHLKWFSAMEEEKNIIKSLENLNEVFLLEIINEIKIYKHKMESYYEEFLYKNYPRFLREDKTNIKIIKQVQNYLDKARIFFFVIDGLRWELWNNIKNIFEENEYFIENTKQSCLSMLPSITSVSRTSLITGNTYKTLVDEKQDKEYQFNIYNEEKHLKRNFSNYTIAYRNGGIDEIDELLKENADIYTLIYSQSDAIFHATNNMTTEAMEPLLRDLISRLITKINEYGDMIIVLSTDHGSINIENKKKIFLDIPDIIEEDQHGNCLVLMSQYFEESLYEKTKSQVNENEWYSIWREDSYKYGLPNVINNKEVYAWLFPRNEYYYGRQAKGFVHGGLSMEETIIPYGIYRKQPAVFNDLIVTTGDSYLILDEISFLSLVIYNPNNYGIKRIKINLPNLGITEEVTDLSSKEKRKIILQFKLKDSYCRGEKLKETIKLKIFYLNNSTEQSFRISEKVQVSTVSSINKEMSEKRSLDF
- a CDS encoding aminotransferase class V-fold PLP-dependent enzyme; the protein is MKFNEIIYFDNAATTRKKPEIVHNAFESYIREIGTSPGRGSHLLAIEASRCLYQSRKVVSNYFGCPSTNVIFTKNATEASNLFLRGFLEKDDHVLISPMEHNAIFRPLHKLKEEGRIEYGILPMEAFRSLDKDDLDLYIRENTKLCILSLASNITGEILYSSKLIKYLKSRDIKVLLDTAQGAGRVNLNMIDDNIDFLIFTGHKDLYGLPGTGGLCSLKELDIEPLIQGGTGVHSETFTNPNIIPEKYEAGTLNMPSIWSLKSGIKYVEENKEEILDKERNLYSTCLEELKTLPRIIVYGNNDLEKNLSIISFNVDGMDCQEVSYYLSENNICVRSGHHCNILGHTYLGTENTGVVRASLDYYNSLEEVEKFIYVIKKMIKE